The following are encoded in a window of Artemia franciscana chromosome 19, ASM3288406v1, whole genome shotgun sequence genomic DNA:
- the LOC136039259 gene encoding enolase-like — MAIKKIHARMIFDSRGNPTIEVDLVTEKGLFRAAVPSGASTGIYEALELRDGVKAEYHGKGVFKAIRNVNEIIAPALIAKGLDVTQQEQIDQFMLDLDGTPNKEKLGANAILGVSLAACKAGAKQKGVPLYRHIADLAGTPEIILPTPAFNVINGGSHAGNKLAMQEFMILPTGAGSFSEAMRMGSEIYHHLKSVIKSRFGLDATAVGDEGGFAPNILNNKDGLSLIVTAIEKAGYTGKVEIGMDVAASEFYRNHKYDLDFKNPNSDKTAWLSGQELANLYQDFIKEFPVTSIEDPFDQDDWDTWSSFTANTNVQIVGDDLTVTNPIRIQTGIDKKACNCLLLKVNQIGSVTESIQAHKLAKSNGWGTMVSHRSGETEDVFIADLVVGLSTGQIKTGAPCRSERLAKYNQILRIEEELGSNAKYAGKNFQHPL; from the coding sequence ATGGCCATTAAGAAAATTCATGCTCGAATGATTTTTGACTCTAGAGGTAATCCGACTATTGAAGTTGATCTTGTCACAGAAAAAGGCTTGTTTAGAGCTGCGGTTCCATCTGGTGCATCCACTGGCATCTATGAAGCCCTTGAGCTTAGAGATGGTGTAAAAGCTGAATACCATGGAAAGGGTGTTTTTAAAGCTATCAGGAACGTTAATGAAATCATTGCACCTGCTCTAATTGCAAAAGGATTGGATGTAACTCAGCAAGAGCAGATTGACCAATTTATGTTGGACTTGGATGGTACGCCAAACAAGGAAAAACTTGGTGCCAATGCCATTTTAGGAGTCTCACTTGCTGCTTGCAAAGCTGGTGCTAAGCAAAAAGGCGTTCCACTTTACAGGCACATAGCCGACCTAGCTGGCACACCAGAAATCATTTTGCCAACTCCTGCATTCAATGTCATCAATGGTGGCTCTCACGCTGGCAATAAACTGGCTATGCAAGAGTTTATGATCCTACCAACAGGGGCGGGTTCATTTTCCGAAGCTATGAGAATGGGTAGTGAGATTTACCATCACTTGAAGAGCGTGATCAAAAGTCGCTTTGGCCTTGATGCCACTGCTGTTGGTGATGAAGGTGGATTTGCGCCAAACATTTTGAACAACAAGGATGGTTTGTCGCTTATTGTGACTGCAATTGAAAAAGCTGGCTACACTGGTAAGGTTGAAATTGGAATGGATGTTGCCGCTTCTGAGTTCTACCGAAATCATAAATATGATTTAGACTTCAAAAACCCAAATTCTGACAAAACTGCTTGGCTCTCTGGACAAGAACTTGCTAACTTGTATCAAGATTTTATTAAGGAATTCCCTGTTACATCAATTGAAGATCCATTTGACCAAGATGATTGGGATACATGGAGCAGTTTCACAGCTAATACTAACGTTCAAATTGTTGGTGACGACTTGACTGTAACCAATCCCATACGTATTCAGACTGGAATTGATAAGAAAGCATGCAACTGCCTCCTTTTGAAAGTGAACCAAATTGGTTCGGTCACAGAATCCATTCAGGCTCATAAATTGGCGAAATCTAACGGATGGGGTACCATGGTATCACACAGATCAGGTGAAACTGAGGATGTGTTTATTGCTGATTTGGTTGTTGGGCTCAGCACTGGACAGATCAAAACTGGTGCTCCATGTCGCTCAGAGCGTCTCGCAAAATACAATCAAATTCTTCGCATTGAAGAAGAGCTTGGGAGCAACGCTAAGTATGCTGGCAAAAACTTCCAACATCCACTTTAA